In Paralichthys olivaceus isolate ysfri-2021 chromosome 1, ASM2471397v2, whole genome shotgun sequence, the following are encoded in one genomic region:
- the irf8 gene encoding interferon regulatory factor 8: MSNPGGRRLKQWLVEQIHSGQYCGLQWEDESRTMFRIPWKHAGKQDYNQEVDAFIFKAWAVFKGKFKEGDKAEPATWKTRLRCALNKSPDFEEVTERSQLDISEPYKVYRIVPEEEQKHGKNSMMAMAAPTSSGDLTDCSPAEIEELMKEDEGCNIQASPEYWSQGSISAFPQQLDPLPSGAVSSAFSQMMISFYYGGKLMQNTLVTHPEGCRISPQQHLGRSILYSSDSMQNVHFPPAELIEYDRQRHVTCKLLGHVERGVLVRSNQEGIFIKRLCQSRVFWSGLGDVGSPYSSVPCKLERDAVVKIFDTGRFLQAVQLYQEGQLPAPDPTVTLCFGEELHNLNNAKSKLLIVQITVVNCQHLLEAVNMRRSQPYCNNPNLDMSDAATNEQMAHIYQDLCSYSGPQRPACYRDNMPITA; encoded by the exons ATGTCTAACCCTGGAGGCCGGAGGCTGAAGCAGTGGCTGGTGGAGCAGATCCACAGTGGTCAGTACTGTGGGCTCCAGTGGGAGGACGAGAGCCGCACCATGTTCCGGATTCCGTGGAAACACGCAGGGAAACAGGATTACAACCAAGAAGTGGACGCATTCATCTTCAAG gcctgggCTGTGTTTAAAGGCAAGTTTAAAGAGGGGGACAAGGCCGAGCCTGCAACATGGAAGACCAGACTGCGCTGTGCCCTCAATAAAAGTCCTGACTTTGAGGAGGTGACAGAGCGGTCTCAGCTGGACATCTCCGAGCCTTACAAAGTTTACCGCATCGTACCCGAGGAGGAGCAGAAGC ACGGTAAAAACTCAATGATGGCCATGGCAGCTCCAACGAGCTCTGGTGACCTCACTGACTGCAGCCCTGCAGAAATAGAGGAGCTCATGAAAGAG GACGAAGGCTGTAACATCCAGGCCAGTCCAGAGTACTGGTCCCAAGGCAGCATCAGTG CTTTCCCACAGCAGCTGGACCCTTTGCCATCTGGTGCTGTCAGCTCAG CCTTCTCCCAAATGATGATCAGTTTCTACTATGGAGGGAAACTGATGCAGAACACACTGGTAACTCACCCTGAAGGCTGCAGGATTTCCCCACAACAGCACCTGGGCCGCAGCATCCTCTACAGTTCAGACAGCATGCAGAATGTTCACTTTCCCCCTGCTGAGCTCATCGAGTACGACCGCCAGCGCCACGTTACGTGCAAGCTCCTGGGACACGTGGAGAGAGGTGTGCTGGTCCGTTCCAACCAAGAGGGCATCTTCATCAAGAGGCTGTGCCAGAGCCGTGTCTTCTGGAGCGGGCTGGGAGACGTGGGCTCGCCGTACAGCTCAGTGCCCTGTAAACTCGAGAGGGATGCTGTAGTCAAGATATTTGACACAGGAAGGTTTCTTCAAG CTGTACAGCTGTACCAGGAGGGTCAGCTTCCTGCTCCTGATCCGACAGTGACTCTGTGTTTTGGAGAAGAGCTCCACAATCTCAACAATGCCAAAAGCAAACTACTCATTGTGCAG ATCACTGTGGTGAACTGCCAGCACCTGCTGGAGGCCGTGAACATGCGTCGCTCCCAGCCTTACTGCAACAACCCAAACCTGGACATGTCTGATGCTGCGACCAATGAGCAGATGGCCCACATCTATCAGGACCTGTGCAGCTACAGTGGACCCCAGAGACCAGCCTGCTACAGGGACAACATGCCGATCACTGCCTGA